One window of Dyadobacter sandarakinus genomic DNA carries:
- the lepB gene encoding signal peptidase I, which produces MAFNKEVTERPVHNQKRKSAVREWFDSILFAVIAATLIRWLFFEAFTIPTPSMENSLLVGDFLFVSKLHYGTRTPKTPLQVPLTHQTIWGTNIPSYTDAIQLPQYRLPGFSKVKRGDVVVFNYPPEMQHPVDLKTNYIKRCMGLPGDVLEVRDLQVYANGKPVENPVRMENEYFVATTTPVNELKVFRENGISEYNTYTETFGDTLAQNDQLGYLVYTTTEIAAKLKTYDFVKDITLVKSPRDISEPMLYPNSSLFKWNRDNYGPITVPKKGVTVQLTPENIALYGTVIKNYEDNENVTLEERSVKLAGKAIASYTFKQDYYFMMGDNRHNSADSRYWGFVPMDHIVGKAVFVWMSIDPDPSGFFSKIRWSRLFRVIN; this is translated from the coding sequence ATGGCATTCAATAAAGAAGTTACAGAGAGACCAGTTCACAACCAGAAAAGGAAATCAGCCGTACGTGAATGGTTTGACTCCATCTTGTTTGCGGTAATTGCCGCCACGCTCATTCGCTGGCTGTTTTTTGAAGCATTTACCATTCCTACGCCCTCTATGGAAAACAGCCTGCTCGTAGGCGATTTCCTGTTTGTAAGTAAGCTGCATTATGGTACCCGCACACCCAAAACACCCTTGCAGGTACCGTTGACCCACCAGACCATCTGGGGCACCAACATTCCTTCCTATACCGACGCCATTCAGCTGCCACAATACCGGCTGCCGGGGTTCAGCAAGGTGAAACGCGGCGACGTGGTGGTGTTCAACTATCCGCCTGAGATGCAGCATCCCGTTGATTTAAAAACCAACTACATTAAAAGGTGCATGGGACTCCCGGGCGATGTACTCGAAGTACGCGACCTGCAGGTGTATGCCAACGGAAAGCCCGTCGAAAATCCGGTACGTATGGAAAACGAGTACTTCGTAGCAACTACCACGCCGGTGAATGAGCTGAAAGTATTCAGGGAAAACGGCATTTCGGAGTACAATACCTATACCGAGACTTTTGGCGACACGCTTGCACAAAATGACCAGCTGGGTTACCTGGTTTATACGACCACGGAAATTGCCGCCAAGCTGAAAACATATGATTTTGTCAAAGACATTACCCTGGTAAAATCGCCCAGGGATATCAGTGAGCCGATGCTTTATCCTAATTCGTCCCTGTTCAAGTGGAACCGTGACAATTATGGACCGATTACCGTTCCGAAAAAAGGGGTTACGGTGCAGCTTACGCCTGAAAACATTGCTTTGTACGGTACTGTGATCAAGAACTATGAGGACAATGAGAATGTGACTTTGGAAGAAAGATCAGTCAAATTGGCCGGAAAGGCGATTGCCAGCTATACTTTCAAGCAGGATTATTACTTTATGATGGGCGATAACCGGCATAATTCAGCCGACTCGCGCTACTGGGGCTTTGTGCCGATGGATCACATTGTAGGAAAAGCGGTGTTCGTTTGGATGTCCATTGATCCTGATCCAAGTGGGTTTTTCAGCAAAATCCGGTGGAGCAGATTGTTTCGGGTGATTAACTGA
- the lepB gene encoding signal peptidase I, with amino-acid sequence MITEKEITKAPDRPGKSALREWVDSVLFAVIAATLIRWLFFSAFVIPTPSMENTLLVGDYLFVSKLHYGATTPITPLQLPLTHQTIWGTSIPSYLDWIQLPQLRLPGFSEVKRGDVIVFNLPVEHPNSINKYSTVLPDLHPHPTDLRSNYIKRCVAIAGDRLEVRSGQVYVNGKAEPNPPRMQNEYVISANTAINEENVFHKNGITDYASIQPDPADQGNRFAYLVKTTPALAAQLKSLDFIAAIEPVFSGKRLKEPYLFPENESLSWNKDQYGPILVPKKGMTVQLNAANAALYGDVIRNYEGNEDVTLADGQVLQHGKVLQTYTFRQDYFFMMGDNRHNSADSRYWGFVPMDHIVGKAVFVWMSIDPDPVSAFRKIRWDRVFRIIE; translated from the coding sequence ATGATCACCGAAAAGGAAATTACAAAAGCACCTGACAGGCCCGGGAAGTCGGCTTTAAGAGAATGGGTAGACTCCGTATTATTTGCCGTAATAGCTGCCACGCTGATCCGCTGGCTGTTTTTCAGTGCATTTGTCATTCCTACTCCGTCCATGGAAAACACGTTGCTGGTGGGTGACTACCTGTTTGTAAGCAAGCTGCATTATGGCGCCACCACGCCGATTACCCCATTGCAGCTGCCGCTCACGCATCAGACGATCTGGGGAACCAGCATTCCCTCGTACCTCGACTGGATACAGTTGCCTCAGCTACGGCTGCCGGGGTTCAGTGAAGTGAAGCGGGGAGATGTGATCGTGTTCAACCTGCCGGTAGAGCATCCGAATTCCATTAACAAATACAGCACCGTGCTGCCCGACCTGCATCCGCACCCCACAGACCTTCGCTCCAATTACATCAAGCGCTGCGTGGCTATTGCAGGGGACCGGCTTGAAGTCCGCTCAGGACAGGTGTATGTAAACGGGAAAGCGGAGCCTAACCCTCCGCGCATGCAAAATGAATATGTAATTTCTGCCAATACGGCGATTAATGAAGAGAATGTTTTCCATAAAAATGGCATTACGGACTATGCTTCTATTCAGCCAGACCCTGCCGACCAGGGTAATAGATTTGCTTATCTTGTAAAAACAACCCCCGCACTTGCAGCTCAGCTGAAATCGCTTGATTTCATTGCAGCGATTGAGCCGGTATTTTCCGGCAAAAGGTTGAAGGAGCCCTACCTTTTTCCTGAAAACGAGTCACTCAGCTGGAACAAGGATCAATATGGCCCGATCCTAGTGCCGAAAAAAGGCATGACAGTGCAGCTCAATGCTGCCAATGCAGCTTTGTACGGAGATGTGATCCGCAACTATGAGGGAAATGAAGATGTGACGCTGGCTGATGGTCAGGTTCTGCAGCATGGAAAAGTGCTGCAAACGTACACGTTCCGGCAGGATTACTTTTTTATGATGGGGGATAACCGGCACAACTCGGCCGACTCGCGGTACTGGGGCTTTGTACCAATGGACCATATTGTGGGTAAGGCTGTTTTTGTGTGGATGTCCATTGACCCCGATCCGGTAAGTGCATTCAGGAAAATCCGCTGGGACCGTGTTTTCAGGATTATAGAATAA
- a CDS encoding alpha-amylase family glycosyl hydrolase has product MENLQADETVQYYEGMGATCHSDGVYYRVWAPHAESVSVIGTFNDWKEDANVLQHEEHGFWGALVENSKEGDEYKFLLKTPAGTLHRNDPYALKMTNSSGNCIVYNHASFNWEDSSFNMPGWHELVVYELHIGTFHVKEAGQVGNFYTAIEKLDYLQSMGFNAVELMPCSEFPGSMSWGYNPANPFAIESDYGGPEGLKLFVKEAHSRGIAVILDVVYNHFGPSDLDIWQFDGWSENDGGGIYFYNDWRAETPWGSTRPDYGRNEVRSYIHDNAMMWLKEYHVDGLRMDMVPYIRNVKADGNPGNDIPEGISLMQWINKDVREYCPNCITIAEDMHSLDFITGTVENGGLGYGSQWDARFVHTVRDAIITANDQDRDINGVAEAITSRYNMDSFQRIIYTESHDEVANGQARVAEEIADGDVNNWYSKKRAALGVALVLTSPGIPMIFQGQPLLEDKWFSDNDPIDWSRLEKFSGFANLHRDMIHLRRNWFGVTGGLQGQNVEIVRADNDKKVIVMHRWNEGGPKDSVIVVLNFSIETLSDFKVGFPRAGKWHLRLSSDNEQYDSEFSNVGVHDVDAWEGEYDNHPAFASLQIPPYTALIFSQEE; this is encoded by the coding sequence ATGGAAAATTTACAAGCTGACGAGACAGTTCAGTATTATGAAGGAATGGGCGCAACCTGCCATTCTGATGGTGTTTATTACAGAGTTTGGGCTCCTCATGCTGAGAGCGTTTCGGTGATCGGAACGTTTAATGACTGGAAAGAAGATGCCAATGTTCTTCAACATGAAGAACATGGTTTCTGGGGTGCCCTGGTTGAAAACTCAAAAGAAGGAGACGAGTATAAATTTTTACTGAAAACACCGGCTGGTACCCTGCACCGCAACGATCCTTATGCGCTGAAAATGACCAACTCATCGGGTAACTGTATCGTCTATAACCATGCATCTTTCAATTGGGAAGATTCGTCTTTCAATATGCCCGGCTGGCACGAGCTTGTCGTTTACGAGCTGCATATCGGCACTTTTCACGTCAAGGAGGCCGGCCAGGTAGGTAATTTTTACACGGCTATCGAGAAGCTCGATTATTTACAAAGCATGGGCTTCAATGCCGTGGAGCTGATGCCCTGTTCCGAGTTCCCCGGTTCCATGTCGTGGGGATACAATCCCGCAAATCCTTTTGCCATAGAATCTGACTACGGCGGTCCGGAAGGTCTTAAACTGTTTGTCAAAGAAGCTCATAGCCGGGGTATTGCGGTGATTCTTGATGTGGTGTACAATCACTTTGGCCCGTCCGATCTCGACATCTGGCAATTTGACGGCTGGTCTGAAAATGATGGAGGCGGCATTTACTTTTACAATGACTGGCGCGCCGAAACGCCCTGGGGTAGTACCAGGCCTGATTACGGCCGGAATGAAGTAAGATCATATATTCATGATAATGCCATGATGTGGCTGAAAGAATACCATGTGGATGGTCTGCGGATGGATATGGTACCTTACATCAGAAATGTGAAGGCAGACGGTAATCCGGGCAACGACATTCCGGAAGGTATTTCCCTGATGCAGTGGATCAACAAGGATGTGCGTGAATATTGTCCCAACTGCATTACAATCGCCGAGGATATGCATTCACTGGACTTCATTACAGGTACCGTTGAAAATGGCGGACTGGGCTACGGGTCGCAGTGGGATGCCCGGTTTGTGCATACCGTACGTGATGCCATCATTACTGCCAATGATCAGGACCGTGATATCAACGGTGTAGCAGAAGCGATCACAAGCCGCTACAATATGGATTCGTTTCAGCGGATCATTTATACGGAATCACATGATGAGGTGGCAAACGGACAGGCACGGGTAGCCGAAGAAATTGCGGATGGTGACGTGAACAACTGGTATTCCAAAAAGCGCGCTGCCCTGGGTGTTGCGCTGGTACTTACCTCACCGGGCATCCCGATGATTTTTCAGGGACAGCCTTTGCTGGAAGATAAATGGTTTTCCGACAATGATCCGATTGACTGGTCAAGGCTTGAAAAGTTCAGCGGCTTTGCGAACCTGCACCGTGATATGATCCATTTGCGGAGAAACTGGTTTGGGGTTACGGGCGGCTTGCAGGGACAAAATGTCGAAATTGTAAGGGCTGACAATGACAAGAAGGTAATTGTTATGCACCGGTGGAATGAAGGCGGCCCCAAAGACAGTGTGATCGTGGTGCTGAACTTTTCGATTGAAACCTTGTCCGACTTCAAAGTAGGATTTCCGCGCGCCGGCAAATGGCACCTGCGCCTGAGCAGCGACAACGAACAATATGATTCTGAGTTCTCCAATGTAGGTGTACATGATGTGGACGCCTGGGAGGGCGAGTACGATAATCATCCCGCTTTTGCATCATTGCAGATTCCGCCATATACCGCATTGATTTTTTCACAGGAAGAATAA
- the dprA gene encoding DNA-processing protein DprA, with amino-acid sequence MNTDLSDQERVSTLALMHTPGIGSVTVRQLISYCGSATAVFTSGYKKLIRIPGIGDKIVRAVLDQTTFALATQEYGRCRQTGTRLHFFTDPTYPTRLKPLYDAPVVLYTRGSFDFNMPYTVGIVGTRQVSEYGKAVTETIIRELMPFNPLIVSGLAYGVDITAHRASLKCGLPTIGVMASGLDVIYPASHARTAQEMMQHGGLVTENALATKPDHMRFPARNRIIAGLSDVTIVVESGKKGGSLITVEFAQNYHREVFAVPGMISSPLSEGCNQLIRDNKASIFTSVEDMAGELGWIRAGEDRKQVQKPDTQISFDGFTQDEGQVLSLLRQKGTIQIDELAWHSGMHMNKLATLLLNLEFQGMVRSMPGKKYSLI; translated from the coding sequence ATGAACACCGATCTTTCAGACCAGGAGCGGGTCAGTACGCTCGCGCTTATGCATACCCCCGGCATTGGTTCCGTAACCGTACGCCAGCTGATCAGTTACTGTGGGAGCGCCACGGCGGTTTTTACGTCGGGGTACAAAAAGCTTATCAGGATTCCGGGCATTGGCGACAAGATCGTCAGGGCTGTACTCGATCAGACCACATTTGCATTGGCCACACAGGAGTATGGACGCTGCCGGCAAACAGGTACCCGCCTTCATTTCTTTACCGATCCCACTTACCCCACCAGGTTGAAGCCCCTGTACGATGCTCCGGTCGTCTTGTACACACGCGGAAGTTTTGATTTCAATATGCCGTACACGGTCGGGATTGTCGGTACCAGGCAGGTCAGCGAGTATGGAAAAGCGGTAACGGAGACCATTATTCGGGAACTAATGCCATTTAACCCGCTCATCGTAAGCGGGCTTGCCTATGGTGTGGACATTACGGCTCACCGGGCTTCGCTAAAATGCGGACTGCCGACCATAGGTGTCATGGCCAGCGGCCTGGATGTGATTTATCCTGCATCCCACGCACGTACCGCGCAGGAAATGATGCAGCACGGCGGCCTGGTTACGGAGAATGCCCTGGCTACCAAGCCCGATCACATGCGATTTCCTGCGCGTAACCGAATTATTGCAGGGCTGAGTGATGTTACTATTGTAGTGGAGTCGGGAAAAAAAGGAGGCAGTCTGATCACCGTTGAATTTGCCCAGAATTACCATCGCGAAGTGTTTGCAGTACCCGGTATGATCAGCAGTCCGCTTTCAGAAGGCTGTAACCAGCTCATACGCGACAATAAAGCCTCTATTTTCACTTCGGTGGAAGACATGGCAGGTGAATTGGGCTGGATACGGGCTGGTGAAGACCGGAAGCAGGTGCAAAAGCCGGATACACAGATTTCGTTTGACGGGTTCACACAGGATGAAGGACAGGTTCTGTCGCTTCTGCGACAAAAAGGAACAATCCAGATCGACGAGCTCGCGTGGCATTCGGGCATGCACATGAACAAGCTGGCAACCCTTTTACTGAATCTCGAATTCCAGGGTATGGTCAGGTCCATGCCTGGTAAAAAGTATAGTTTAATCTAA
- a CDS encoding AlbA family DNA-binding domain-containing protein, whose translation MDKSIIQLIQQGEGLTVEFKRTIDSSFKIAKTIVSFANTAGGNLLIGVGDNRALLGVQSELRELQKLEKATMELIEPAITIGIRSEMLDGKRIMLISVEESADKPHYAINEQRKSLIYVRVKDKSMPIPRLLLQGEASENVARLLETKPVKRLVTYLRENDAVNAKVFSRMINISEKRAERLLQELAEEQVLLKITRNKPELYSLKWAK comes from the coding sequence ATGGATAAAAGTATCATTCAGCTGATCCAGCAGGGTGAGGGGCTCACAGTTGAATTCAAGCGGACCATTGACAGTTCGTTTAAAATTGCAAAAACGATTGTTTCATTTGCCAATACTGCAGGAGGCAATTTGCTGATTGGAGTAGGGGATAACCGCGCACTGCTCGGCGTACAGTCGGAGCTCAGGGAGTTGCAAAAGCTTGAAAAAGCCACGATGGAGCTGATCGAGCCGGCGATTACCATTGGGATACGTTCGGAAATGCTTGATGGAAAAAGGATCATGCTGATCAGCGTAGAGGAAAGTGCCGATAAGCCTCATTATGCAATCAATGAGCAGCGGAAGTCGCTGATTTATGTTCGTGTAAAAGATAAAAGCATGCCCATACCCCGGTTGTTGCTGCAAGGTGAGGCAAGCGAGAACGTCGCCAGGCTGCTTGAAACCAAGCCTGTAAAGCGGCTGGTTACGTACCTCCGGGAAAATGATGCCGTGAATGCAAAGGTTTTTTCGCGCATGATCAATATTTCTGAAAAAAGGGCTGAACGTCTTTTGCAGGAGCTGGCGGAGGAGCAGGTATTGTTGAAAATCACCCGGAACAAGCCCGAACTGTATAGCTTAAAATGGGCAAAATAA
- a CDS encoding FKBP-type peptidyl-prolyl cis-trans isomerase, protein MKQAKAGDQVQVHYKGTLPDGQLFDSSEGREPLSFQLGSGQVIKGFDDGVTGMEIGDKKTIHIPNEEAYGPINEEMVIRFDRQQIPADVPLEIGTTLNMHQDGNGQVIPVIVREVTEEYVVLDANHPLAGQDLVFELELVGID, encoded by the coding sequence ATGAAGCAGGCAAAGGCAGGCGATCAGGTGCAGGTTCATTATAAAGGAACTTTGCCGGACGGACAACTTTTCGATTCGTCCGAAGGCCGTGAGCCGCTCAGCTTTCAGCTGGGAAGCGGTCAGGTGATCAAAGGTTTTGACGATGGCGTGACAGGAATGGAAATCGGTGATAAAAAAACCATCCATATCCCGAACGAAGAAGCATACGGTCCAATTAATGAAGAAATGGTGATCCGCTTCGATCGCCAGCAAATTCCCGCAGATGTGCCTTTGGAAATCGGCACTACGCTCAATATGCACCAGGACGGAAACGGGCAGGTGATCCCTGTGATTGTACGTGAGGTGACGGAAGAGTATGTGGTACTGGATGCCAACCACCCGCTGGCTGGCCAGGACCTGGTTTTTGAGCTGGAACTGGTCGGTATCGACTAA
- the proS gene encoding proline--tRNA ligase: MSKSLPKRSENYSEWYNELVKRADLAENSAVRGCMVIKPYGYSIWEKMQRALDDKFKETGHTNAYFPLFIPKSYLSKEASHVEGFAKECAVVTHYRLKNDPETGGVIVDPDAKLEEELIVRPTSETVIWSTYKNWIQSYRDLPLLINQWANVVRWEMRTRLFLRTAEFLWQEGHTAHATRLEAEEEARQMLEVYAQFAEEWMAVPVVKGVKTPNERFAGAENTYCIEAMMQDGKALQAGTSHFLGQNFAKAFDVKFQDKEGKLEHVWGTSWGVSTRLMGALIMAHSDDSGLVLPPKLAPIQVVIVPIYRNDEQLADITVKVKQIMQELRKRGISVKYDDSDAYKPGYKFAEYELKGVPVRLALGGRDLENGTIEVARRDTKTKETVALEGIEDHIQALLENIQASIYNKALAFREENTVKANSFDEFTKILDDKGGFILAHWDGTSETEEKIKELTKATIRCIPLDQEHEEGTCILTGKPSAGRVVFARAY; this comes from the coding sequence ATGAGTAAATCCTTACCTAAACGGAGTGAAAATTACTCCGAGTGGTATAACGAACTGGTGAAACGAGCAGACCTGGCCGAAAACTCGGCGGTACGGGGTTGTATGGTCATTAAACCTTACGGTTATTCGATCTGGGAGAAAATGCAGCGGGCCCTCGATGACAAGTTCAAAGAGACGGGCCATACCAATGCTTACTTCCCGCTTTTTATCCCCAAATCGTACCTGAGCAAAGAAGCCTCACATGTGGAAGGCTTTGCGAAGGAATGTGCTGTTGTGACACACTACCGTCTCAAGAACGATCCCGAAACAGGAGGCGTAATCGTTGACCCTGACGCTAAGCTGGAAGAGGAGCTGATTGTCAGGCCAACGTCCGAGACGGTGATCTGGAGTACCTACAAAAACTGGATCCAGTCATACCGTGACCTGCCTTTGCTGATTAACCAGTGGGCGAATGTCGTGCGTTGGGAAATGCGCACGCGCCTGTTTCTGCGCACAGCCGAGTTTTTGTGGCAGGAAGGACATACCGCTCATGCAACCCGGCTCGAAGCGGAGGAAGAAGCACGCCAGATGCTGGAAGTGTATGCGCAGTTTGCAGAAGAATGGATGGCTGTACCGGTGGTTAAAGGAGTAAAAACACCCAATGAGCGCTTTGCCGGAGCTGAGAATACCTACTGCATTGAGGCGATGATGCAGGATGGAAAAGCGCTGCAGGCCGGGACTTCCCACTTTTTGGGACAGAATTTTGCAAAGGCATTCGATGTAAAGTTCCAGGACAAGGAAGGAAAGCTGGAACACGTTTGGGGTACCTCCTGGGGCGTAAGTACGCGGCTTATGGGTGCGCTGATCATGGCGCATTCGGATGACAGCGGCCTGGTACTTCCTCCCAAACTGGCTCCCATACAGGTCGTAATAGTGCCGATATACCGCAATGATGAGCAACTCGCCGACATTACGGTGAAGGTGAAGCAGATCATGCAGGAACTTCGCAAGAGGGGTATCAGCGTAAAATATGATGATTCGGATGCTTATAAGCCCGGATACAAGTTTGCGGAATATGAGCTGAAAGGTGTTCCCGTGCGGCTTGCACTGGGCGGCCGTGATCTGGAAAACGGCACCATTGAGGTGGCGCGCCGTGATACCAAGACCAAGGAAACCGTAGCACTCGAAGGCATTGAAGATCACATTCAGGCTTTGCTGGAAAACATACAGGCATCCATTTACAACAAGGCACTGGCATTCAGAGAGGAAAATACTGTGAAAGCCAATTCTTTCGACGAGTTTACCAAAATACTGGACGACAAAGGCGGGTTTATACTGGCGCACTGGGATGGTACCAGCGAGACTGAGGAGAAAATCAAAGAACTGACCAAGGCTACGATCCGGTGCATTCCGCTCGATCAGGAGCACGAGGAGGGTACCTGCATACTGACCGGCAAACCATCCGCCGGCCGCGTGGTTTTTGCACGGGCATATTAA
- a CDS encoding OmpP1/FadL family transporter yields MLSKHSITSLALFAALSASSVTKAQYAADALRYSEINQTGTARFQALGGNHASIGGDASSIFGNPAGLGFYSRSEIAFSPAVTALNSSTRYITGSGTDSKANFNVAHASMVFTSQPGFQRKWKRSSLGISFSRQQSFQGIYNFSSRNDKSAYLDKVIEDANNQKLTVSQLETDFESNVSNGGPIAYSLPAAYYQMYLINPTSASGPPYNPLDRNSAVDQFGSYDATGANTQWNVAYAGNYNDKLYIGGSVGFSRIRYEYDRLFEDRYVSSPELIAVQQGENLKVTGNGINLAFGLIYKINPLVQLGGSLTSPTFTAIRETFNQNVSAQYVDNLVTGSEGTLITPDYTNLAVAPNDFEYRLASPWRGSVGATFFVNDNGFITGTVDYVGYGGMRVRTNFLNSADNADFKANTNAEIGDTYKSVANFRLGGEYRVNRLRARLGIAYLSDPYRSGIDDIDRSKMLFSAGLGVRTGRFFADLTGTYTSYKSAFTPYTLSDVEEYSSAEITTKPVNVVLTAGFFF; encoded by the coding sequence ATGTTGTCAAAACACTCCATCACAAGTCTTGCTCTTTTTGCTGCTCTTTCAGCTTCATCAGTCACAAAGGCACAGTATGCTGCTGATGCACTCCGCTACTCGGAAATAAACCAGACAGGTACTGCCCGCTTTCAGGCACTGGGTGGCAACCATGCTTCTATCGGTGGTGATGCCAGTTCTATTTTTGGTAATCCGGCCGGCCTGGGCTTTTACAGCCGTTCCGAAATTGCATTCAGCCCGGCAGTAACTGCATTGAACTCTAGTACCCGCTACATTACGGGCTCCGGTACCGATAGTAAAGCAAATTTCAATGTAGCCCATGCATCCATGGTCTTCACGAGCCAGCCCGGATTTCAGCGCAAATGGAAGCGCTCGTCGCTGGGTATTTCATTTTCACGCCAACAGTCATTCCAGGGTATTTACAACTTTTCGTCACGCAATGATAAGAGTGCTTACCTCGATAAGGTTATTGAAGATGCGAACAATCAGAAGCTGACGGTATCCCAGCTCGAAACGGATTTTGAAAGTAACGTTTCCAATGGTGGCCCGATCGCCTACTCGTTGCCGGCAGCGTATTACCAGATGTACCTGATCAATCCGACAAGCGCTTCCGGCCCGCCTTATAATCCATTGGACCGTAACAGCGCAGTCGATCAGTTTGGGTCGTATGATGCTACCGGGGCAAATACCCAATGGAATGTAGCCTACGCCGGAAATTACAATGACAAGCTGTACATCGGGGGTAGCGTAGGATTCAGCCGGATCCGGTATGAGTATGACCGGCTTTTTGAAGACCGTTATGTAAGCAGTCCTGAGCTGATTGCGGTACAGCAGGGAGAAAACCTTAAAGTAACCGGTAACGGAATCAACCTGGCCTTTGGCCTGATTTACAAGATTAATCCACTGGTACAGCTTGGCGGCTCACTAACCAGCCCGACATTCACCGCAATACGCGAAACATTTAATCAGAATGTTAGTGCTCAGTATGTAGACAATCTCGTGACAGGTAGTGAAGGGACTTTGATTACTCCTGATTATACAAACCTGGCGGTGGCACCCAATGATTTTGAGTACCGGCTGGCGAGTCCATGGCGGGGATCGGTGGGAGCGACGTTTTTTGTGAATGATAACGGATTCATTACCGGTACAGTGGATTATGTTGGATACGGCGGCATGCGGGTCCGTACCAATTTTTTGAACAGTGCGGATAATGCCGACTTCAAGGCAAATACCAACGCCGAGATCGGGGATACTTACAAAAGTGTGGCCAACTTCAGGCTTGGAGGAGAGTACCGGGTCAATCGCCTGCGTGCGCGCCTTGGAATCGCCTACCTGTCTGATCCCTACCGCTCGGGTATTGATGACATTGACAGGTCCAAAATGCTGTTCTCGGCGGGATTGGGTGTGCGTACCGGCAGGTTTTTTGCTGACCTCACAGGCACATATACCAGCTACAAATCGGCATTTACACCTTATACTTTGAGCGATGTGGAGGAGTACTCATCGGCAGAGATTACCACTAAACCGGTGAATGTCGTTCTAACTGCAGGTTTCTTCTTCTGA
- a CDS encoding shikimate kinase yields MKNIILVGMMSSGKSTLGKKLARSLGYTFVDLDKLIEKDQQVDIPSIFTQKGESYFRDVESRLLKTILPGQAVVLASGGGTPCFFDNMDYIQTLGVSIFLDVPAPDLARRIDSHAKDDRPILSGAASLLQTLEQKIEERRPYYSRADITLTGDIEVGHLLETLRPLL; encoded by the coding sequence ATGAAGAACATAATACTTGTCGGTATGATGTCGTCCGGCAAATCTACCCTCGGCAAAAAGCTGGCGCGCTCCCTGGGTTACACGTTTGTTGATCTGGACAAACTGATTGAAAAGGATCAGCAGGTAGACATTCCTTCTATTTTTACCCAAAAAGGAGAAAGCTATTTTCGTGATGTGGAAAGCCGGCTTCTGAAAACCATTTTGCCCGGGCAGGCAGTAGTACTCGCATCAGGCGGCGGTACTCCGTGCTTTTTTGACAACATGGATTACATTCAAACCCTGGGAGTCAGTATTTTCCTGGATGTACCTGCTCCTGACCTCGCGCGTCGGATCGACAGCCATGCGAAGGACGACCGTCCGATACTTTCGGGTGCAGCTTCTTTATTACAAACCCTTGAACAAAAAATCGAAGAACGCAGGCCCTACTACTCACGAGCGGACATTACGCTTACCGGTGATATCGAAGTGGGGCACCTGCTGGAAACGCTTCGTCCCCTGCTATAA